From the Streptomyces nigrescens genome, one window contains:
- a CDS encoding GntR family transcriptional regulator, giving the protein MTTFAPDSLALNRKLPLWYQVSQSLRASILGRSPEAPLRLPTEDALAAHYGVSVLTMRQALKELETEGLISRHRRRGTFIEPSAQRGAPVRLLGSVDAIVAQQSGMSTELLEHGRTAVPPELSEYFPDLAEVTGFRRLRSDEETGEPTNHAYNYVHPEVAAAIDPADLLRWPMTKVLRDAVGVRISRITDTVEARLADPETARLLQIPLLSPILHYTGVTYDEDGRAVDVARIHYRGDCFSFTVTMDA; this is encoded by the coding sequence GTGACCACCTTCGCTCCCGACTCGCTCGCCCTGAACCGCAAGCTGCCGCTCTGGTATCAGGTCTCGCAGTCGTTGCGCGCCTCCATACTGGGCCGCTCCCCGGAGGCGCCGCTGCGGCTGCCCACCGAGGACGCGCTCGCCGCGCACTACGGCGTGAGCGTGCTGACCATGCGCCAGGCCCTCAAGGAGCTGGAGACGGAGGGCCTGATCAGCCGGCACCGGCGCCGTGGCACCTTCATCGAGCCGAGCGCCCAGCGCGGTGCGCCGGTCCGGCTGCTGGGTTCCGTGGACGCGATCGTGGCCCAGCAGTCCGGGATGAGCACCGAGCTGCTGGAGCACGGCCGCACCGCGGTTCCACCCGAACTGTCCGAGTACTTCCCGGATCTGGCGGAGGTGACCGGCTTCCGCCGGCTGCGTAGCGACGAGGAGACCGGCGAGCCCACCAACCACGCATACAACTACGTACACCCCGAGGTCGCCGCGGCGATCGATCCGGCGGATCTGCTGCGCTGGCCGATGACGAAGGTCCTGCGGGACGCGGTCGGCGTACGGATCAGCCGGATCACCGACACCGTCGAGGCGCGGCTGGCCGACCCGGAAACCGCCCGGCTCCTCCAGATCCCACTGCTCAGCCCGATCCTCCACTACACGGGCGTCACCTACGACGAGGACGGCCGCGCGGTGGATGTCGCGCGGATCCACTACCGGGGCGACTGTTTCTCGTTCACGGTCACGATGGACGCCTGA
- the hmgA gene encoding homogentisate 1,2-dioxygenase has translation MTGTGNEQARKTAEGLAYLTGFGNEHSSEAVPGALPVGRNSPQRAPLGLYAEQLSGSAFTEPRSHNLRSWLYRIRPSAAHPPFVRAEQHAVRSAPFTDCAPDPNRLRWNPLPEPAGPADFLDGLWTLGGNGDATQRTGMAVHLYYANTSMDRRVFGNADGELLIVPEQGGLLLRTELGLLHAAPGEVALIPRGVRFRVELLDPTARGYVCENYGRPFQLPDLGPIGANGLANPRDFRAPVAAYEDVEGPVEVVNKFCGNLWTATYDHSPLDVVAWHGNHVPYVYDLRRFNVIGSISYDHPDPSIFTVLTSPSDTPGLAGVDFVAFAPRWLVGEDTFRPPYFHRNVMTEYMGLIEGAYDAKAEGFVPGGGSLHNMMSAHGPDRETFDRASAAELRPQKIDDGLAFMFETRWPLTLTEQARDAGHLQRGYDDVWQGLQRHFRP, from the coding sequence ATGACAGGCACGGGCAACGAGCAGGCGAGGAAGACGGCGGAAGGGCTGGCGTACCTCACCGGCTTCGGCAACGAGCACAGCTCGGAGGCCGTCCCGGGCGCGCTGCCGGTGGGCCGCAACTCCCCCCAGCGGGCGCCGCTCGGCCTGTATGCCGAGCAGCTCAGCGGGTCGGCCTTCACCGAACCCCGCAGCCACAACCTGCGCTCCTGGCTCTACCGCATCCGCCCGTCGGCCGCCCATCCGCCGTTCGTCCGCGCCGAGCAGCACGCGGTCCGCTCGGCGCCGTTCACCGACTGCGCCCCCGACCCCAACCGGCTGCGCTGGAACCCGCTGCCCGAGCCCGCCGGCCCGGCCGACTTCCTGGACGGCCTGTGGACCCTGGGCGGCAACGGCGACGCCACCCAGCGCACCGGTATGGCCGTCCACCTCTACTACGCCAACACCTCCATGGACCGGCGGGTGTTCGGCAACGCGGACGGCGAGCTGCTGATCGTGCCGGAGCAGGGCGGGCTGCTGCTGCGCACCGAACTCGGCCTGCTGCACGCCGCGCCGGGCGAAGTGGCGCTGATCCCGCGTGGTGTCCGCTTCCGCGTCGAACTGCTGGATCCCACCGCCCGCGGCTATGTCTGTGAGAACTACGGCCGGCCCTTCCAGCTCCCCGACCTCGGCCCGATCGGCGCCAACGGCCTGGCCAACCCCCGTGACTTCCGCGCCCCCGTCGCCGCCTACGAGGACGTCGAGGGCCCCGTCGAGGTCGTCAACAAGTTCTGCGGCAACCTCTGGACGGCCACCTACGACCACTCCCCCCTGGATGTCGTCGCCTGGCACGGCAACCACGTCCCGTACGTCTACGACCTGCGCCGCTTCAATGTCATCGGCTCGATCAGCTACGACCACCCCGACCCGTCGATCTTCACCGTCCTCACCTCCCCCTCCGACACCCCGGGCCTGGCGGGCGTGGACTTCGTGGCCTTCGCGCCCCGCTGGCTGGTCGGCGAGGACACCTTCCGGCCGCCCTACTTCCACCGCAATGTGATGACCGAGTACATGGGCCTGATCGAAGGCGCCTACGACGCCAAGGCGGAGGGCTTCGTCCCGGGCGGCGGCTCGCTGCACAACATGATGTCGGCGCACGGGCCGGACCGGGAGACCTTCGACCGGGCGAGCGCCGCCGAGCTGCGGCCGCAGAAGATCGACGACGGGCTGGCCTTCATGTTCGAGACCCGCTGGCCGCTGACCCTGACCGAGCAGGCCCGGGACGCCGGCCATCTGCAGCGCGGATATGACGACGTATGGCAGGGTCTCCAGCGCCACTTCCGCCCGTGA
- a CDS encoding TetR/AcrR family transcriptional regulator codes for MQQPTPRPALPPASLRRAPVQQRSAQRLARILDACAEVLEETGYEDLSTRAVAGRAGVPIGSVYRFFPNKRAMAEALARRNLDAYADRITARLTAPAHTPLPWRHAMDVVVDEYLAMKRTVPGFALVEFTVPAPSATRQANYEVADRLLALFAGPLGLDAADERLRTAFLVGVETADALLQLAFRTDPDGDPALVTETKLLLRSYLARYLDGADAGEG; via the coding sequence GTGCAGCAGCCGACCCCCCGCCCCGCCCTGCCACCCGCGTCCCTGCGCCGTGCGCCCGTCCAGCAGCGCAGCGCCCAGCGGCTGGCCAGAATCCTCGACGCCTGCGCCGAGGTGCTGGAGGAGACCGGGTACGAGGACCTGAGCACCCGCGCCGTGGCCGGCCGGGCCGGGGTCCCGATCGGCTCCGTCTACCGCTTCTTCCCCAACAAGCGCGCCATGGCCGAGGCTCTCGCCCGGCGCAATCTCGACGCCTATGCGGACCGCATCACCGCCCGGCTGACCGCCCCGGCGCACACCCCGCTCCCGTGGCGCCACGCGATGGATGTGGTGGTCGACGAATACCTCGCCATGAAGCGGACGGTGCCGGGCTTCGCCCTGGTGGAGTTCACCGTCCCCGCCCCGAGCGCCACCCGGCAGGCCAATTACGAGGTCGCCGACCGGCTGCTGGCCCTCTTTGCCGGCCCGCTCGGACTGGACGCCGCCGACGAGCGGCTGCGCACCGCCTTCCTGGTGGGCGTCGAGACGGCCGATGCGCTGCTCCAGCTCGCCTTCCGTACGGACCCGGACGGCGATCCGGCCCTCGTCACGGAGACCAAGCTGCTGCTGCGGTCCTATCTGGCGCGCTATCTGGACGGGGCGGACGCCGGGGAGGGGTGA
- a CDS encoding molybdopterin-dependent oxidoreductase yields the protein MTRTALRICPLCEATCGLTLTVDGDRVTAARGDRDDIFSRGFLCPKGAAFPEVDADPDRLGRPLVRRDGQLTEATWDEAFAAVQAGLRPVIEAHGPDSVAVVLGNPNVHTVAGALYPPVLLAGLRSRSVFTASTVDQMPKHVSSGLLYGDPLAIPVPDLDRTDHLLVIGANPLDSNGSLCTAPDFPGRIRALRRRGGRLTVIDPRRTRTAKLADEHLAVRPGTDALLLFAMVHVLFAEGLVDLGERAEHLGRLDEVERLAADFPPEAVAPLCDIPAERIRRLARELAAAETAAVYGRIGSTTVEFGTLTSWLVDLLAVLTGNFDRPGGLMFPLSATGPAPRPAGPGRGFALGRWHSRVSGHPEAKSELPIVALAEEIDTPGEGRVRAALVIAANPVLSVPDGDRLDAALASLDFMVSVDPYLNETSRHADVVLPPPPPSRSPHFDYAFNALAVRNQARYTRPVLPLADGRPDECEIHARLILCAGGQDGADPGLVDTMVIDTALGKAVSDPHSPVYGRQPAALAQELTGLTGAERRLDMMLRLGPYGEGFGADPGGLTLDRLLAHPHGIDLGPLAPRVPGVLRTRSGAVELCPGPIAAEAARLRGRLTESPDGVLLIGRRHLRSNNSWLHNVPALTGGSNRCTVQVHPDDAARLELTDGGLARLTGDGGALEVPVEITEAVRRGVVSLPHGWGHDRPGTRLAVAAADPGVNVNQLNSGRLLDPLSGTAVLNGLPVVLTPVR from the coding sequence ATGACCCGTACCGCTCTGCGCATCTGCCCGCTCTGCGAGGCCACCTGCGGGCTGACCCTCACCGTGGACGGCGACCGGGTGACCGCGGCCCGCGGTGACCGCGACGACATCTTCAGCCGGGGCTTCCTCTGCCCCAAGGGCGCCGCCTTCCCGGAGGTGGACGCCGACCCCGACCGGCTCGGCCGGCCCCTGGTGCGGCGCGACGGACAGCTGACGGAGGCCACCTGGGACGAGGCGTTCGCCGCCGTTCAGGCCGGACTGCGCCCGGTCATCGAGGCGCACGGTCCCGATTCCGTCGCCGTGGTGCTCGGCAACCCCAATGTGCACACCGTCGCCGGCGCCCTCTACCCGCCCGTGCTGCTCGCCGGCCTCCGCTCCCGCAGTGTCTTCACCGCCTCCACCGTCGACCAGATGCCCAAGCACGTCTCCAGCGGGCTGCTCTACGGTGACCCGCTGGCGATCCCCGTACCCGACCTGGACCGCACCGATCACCTGCTGGTCATCGGCGCCAACCCGCTGGACTCCAACGGGAGTCTGTGCACCGCCCCCGACTTCCCGGGCCGGATCAGGGCGCTGCGCCGCCGCGGCGGACGGCTGACCGTCATCGACCCGCGGCGTACCCGTACGGCCAAGCTGGCCGACGAGCATCTCGCGGTCCGGCCCGGCACCGACGCCCTGCTGCTCTTCGCGATGGTCCATGTCCTCTTCGCGGAGGGTCTGGTGGACCTGGGAGAGCGGGCGGAGCACCTCGGCCGGCTCGATGAGGTCGAGCGGCTGGCGGCGGACTTCCCGCCCGAGGCGGTCGCCCCGCTGTGCGACATACCCGCCGAGCGGATCCGGCGGCTGGCCCGCGAGCTGGCCGCCGCGGAGACCGCCGCGGTGTACGGCCGGATCGGCTCCACCACCGTCGAGTTCGGCACCCTCACCAGCTGGCTCGTGGACCTACTCGCCGTCCTCACCGGGAACTTCGACCGCCCCGGCGGCCTGATGTTCCCGCTCTCCGCGACCGGTCCGGCACCCCGCCCGGCCGGGCCCGGCCGCGGATTCGCCCTGGGCCGCTGGCACAGCCGGGTCTCCGGCCACCCCGAGGCCAAGTCCGAACTGCCCATCGTCGCGCTGGCCGAGGAGATCGACACCCCCGGCGAGGGCCGCGTCCGGGCCGCCCTCGTCATCGCCGCCAACCCGGTCCTCTCCGTCCCGGACGGCGACCGTCTCGACGCCGCGCTCGCCTCGCTCGACTTCATGGTGAGCGTCGACCCGTACCTCAACGAGACCTCGCGGCACGCCGATGTCGTGCTGCCGCCGCCCCCGCCCTCCCGCAGCCCGCACTTCGACTACGCCTTCAACGCCCTGGCCGTGCGCAACCAGGCCCGCTATACCCGGCCGGTGCTCCCGCTCGCCGACGGGCGGCCCGACGAGTGCGAGATCCACGCCCGGCTGATCCTGTGCGCCGGCGGCCAGGACGGCGCGGACCCCGGCCTGGTGGACACCATGGTGATCGACACGGCGCTCGGCAAGGCCGTGAGCGATCCGCACTCTCCCGTGTACGGGCGCCAACCAGCCGCACTCGCACAGGAGTTGACCGGACTGACCGGCGCCGAACGGCGGCTGGACATGATGCTGCGGCTCGGCCCGTACGGCGAGGGCTTCGGCGCCGACCCCGGCGGGCTGACCCTCGACCGGCTGCTGGCGCACCCGCACGGCATCGACCTCGGCCCGCTCGCGCCCCGGGTGCCCGGTGTGCTCAGGACGCGCAGCGGTGCCGTGGAACTGTGCCCCGGGCCGATCGCCGCCGAAGCGGCCCGGCTGCGCGGCCGGCTCACCGAAAGCCCCGACGGTGTGCTGCTCATCGGCCGCCGCCATCTGCGCTCCAACAACAGCTGGCTGCACAACGTCCCGGCGCTGACCGGCGGCAGCAACCGCTGCACGGTCCAGGTGCACCCCGACGACGCGGCGCGGCTGGAGCTCACCGACGGCGGTCTGGCGCGGCTGACGGGGGACGGCGGTGCGCTGGAGGTGCCGGTGGAGATCACCGAGGCCGTGCGCCGCGGGGTGGTGAGCCTGCCGCACGGCTGGGGCCACGACCGGCCCGGCACCCGGCTGGCGGTCGCCGCCGCCGACCCCGGCGTCAATGTCAACCAGCTGAACTCGGGACGGCTGCTGGACCCGCTCTCGGGCACCGCGGTGCTCAACGGTCTGCCGGTTGTGCTCACGCCCGTCCGGTGA
- a CDS encoding CitMHS family transporter — protein sequence MLTILGFVMIAAFLVLIMMKKMSPMAALVLIPALFCVLVGQGAHLGDYVLKGIGDLAPTAAMLMFAIIYFGVMIDVGLFDPIVRGILKFCKADPVRVVVGTALLAAIVSLDGDGSTTFMITVSALYPLYKRLKMSLVVMTGVAATANGVMNTLPWGGPTARAATALKLDAGDIFVPMIPALAVGLVAVFALAYVLGRRERKRLGVLTLDDTLGDTRPVTGTVPEKEAEQVLVGAGTGATGGTPAGTRRTTGGADTGADDAPAAGSGDQADEDDGLQVLDPQRATLRPKLYWFNAALTLALLTLLIMQTLPIPVLFLIGAALALTVNFPHMKDQKARVAAHAENVLNVSGMVFAAAVFTGVLTGTGMVEHMARWLVSGVPDALGPHMGIVTGVLSIPLTYFMSNDGFYFGIVPILAEAGAAHGVAPIEIARASLVGQALHMSSPLVPAVYVLVGMAKVEFGDHTKFTVKWAALTSLVVLCAGVLFGII from the coding sequence ATGCTGACAATCCTCGGATTTGTCATGATCGCCGCCTTCCTGGTGCTGATCATGATGAAGAAGATGTCACCGATGGCAGCGCTTGTGCTGATCCCAGCGCTGTTCTGCGTCCTGGTCGGACAGGGCGCGCACCTGGGCGACTATGTCCTCAAGGGCATCGGTGACCTGGCCCCCACTGCCGCGATGCTGATGTTCGCCATCATCTACTTCGGGGTGATGATCGACGTCGGTCTCTTCGACCCGATCGTTCGCGGCATCCTCAAGTTCTGCAAGGCCGACCCGGTGCGGGTGGTGGTCGGTACGGCGCTGCTCGCCGCGATCGTCTCGCTCGATGGTGACGGCTCCACCACCTTCATGATCACCGTCTCGGCGCTCTACCCGCTCTACAAGCGGCTGAAGATGAGCCTCGTGGTGATGACCGGTGTCGCCGCCACCGCCAACGGCGTGATGAACACCCTCCCGTGGGGCGGCCCGACCGCCCGTGCCGCCACCGCGCTCAAGCTCGACGCCGGCGACATCTTCGTCCCGATGATTCCCGCCCTGGCCGTCGGCCTGGTCGCGGTCTTCGCCCTCGCGTACGTCCTCGGCCGGCGCGAGCGCAAGCGGCTCGGTGTGCTGACCCTCGACGACACCCTCGGCGACACCCGGCCGGTGACCGGGACCGTGCCCGAGAAGGAGGCCGAGCAGGTTCTGGTCGGCGCGGGCACCGGAGCCACCGGCGGCACCCCGGCCGGTACGCGGCGCACCACCGGCGGTGCAGACACCGGCGCCGACGACGCGCCGGCCGCCGGCTCCGGAGATCAGGCCGACGAGGACGACGGCCTCCAGGTCCTGGACCCGCAGCGCGCCACCCTGCGCCCCAAGCTCTACTGGTTCAACGCCGCGCTCACCCTCGCGCTGCTCACCCTGCTGATCATGCAGACGCTGCCGATCCCGGTGCTCTTCCTGATCGGCGCCGCCCTCGCGCTCACCGTCAACTTCCCGCACATGAAGGACCAGAAGGCCCGCGTCGCCGCGCACGCCGAGAACGTGCTCAACGTCTCCGGCATGGTCTTCGCCGCCGCCGTCTTCACCGGGGTGCTCACCGGCACCGGCATGGTCGAGCACATGGCCCGCTGGCTGGTCAGCGGCGTCCCCGACGCGCTCGGCCCGCACATGGGCATCGTCACCGGAGTCCTCAGCATCCCGCTGACCTACTTCATGTCCAACGACGGCTTCTACTTCGGCATCGTGCCGATCCTCGCCGAGGCCGGTGCCGCCCACGGCGTCGCTCCCATCGAGATCGCCCGCGCCTCCCTCGTCGGCCAGGCCCTGCACATGTCCAGCCCGCTCGTCCCCGCCGTCTACGTCCTCGTCGGGATGGCCAAGGTCGAGTTCGGCGACCACACCAAATTCACCGTCAAATGGGCCGCGCTGACCTCCCTTGTGGTCCTGTGCGCCGGTGTGCTCTTCGGCATCATCTAG